From a region of the Zingiber officinale cultivar Zhangliang chromosome 4B, Zo_v1.1, whole genome shotgun sequence genome:
- the LOC121977679 gene encoding cytokinin hydroxylase-like translates to MYMDHRLSMVAAEGVALLLLCLAGAISIFWLSPVRRRHRLRQNGFDGPPPVFPLGNLMEMSEKGGDGSSSPDDDAAAAGGGGTISHDIHSYVFPYFHRWSKTYGKVFVYWLGTEPFLYVADPEFLRQATAGAMSKKWGKPNVFKQDRKPMFGNGLVMVDGDDWTRHRHIISPAFSATNLNRMVSVMEETTEKLLREWSARVRMGRQEMDIAKDITENAAEIIAKASFGMSDEKGKEVFEKLRRMQAMLFQTNRLVGVPFGNLLIAAKSYEAWRLGKEIDRLIYALIEARKKEKSQNNDQKKDLLGLLLEQERELTTRELVDECKTFFFGGHETTALALEWSMLLLALHPKWQAALREEVMEVVGETGAAALDSAVLSKLTKMGWVWNEVLRLYSPSPNAQRQARAEVRVGEVVIPEGTNMWVDVVGMHHDTALWGEDANEFRPERWSGEAAERGGCQHRMGFLPFGFGGRICVGRNLTAMEFKIVLCLVLRRFSWSVSPAYSHSPWVMLSLRPSNGVRLILRSLSEEERDNK, encoded by the exons ATGTACATGGATCATAGATTGAGCATGGTGGCGGCCGAGGGAGTCgctctcctcctcctctgccTCGCCGGAGCTATATCCATCTTTTGGCTCTCGCCAGTCCGGCGTCGCCACCGTCTGAGGCAGAACGGCTTCGACGGACCGCCGCCGGTCTTTCCTCTGGGAAACTTGATGGAGATGAGCGAGAAGGGAGGAGATGGTTCTTCTTCTCCGGACGacgacgccgccgccgccggcggCGGCGGCACAATCTCTCACGATATCCACTCTTACGTGTTCCCTTACTTCCACCGGTGGAGCAAAACTTACGGGAAGGTGTTCGTCTACTGGCTCGGAACAGAGCCGTTCTTGTACGTGGCTGACCCGGAGTTCCTGCGGCAGGCCACCGCCGGCGCCATGAGCAAGAAATGGGGGAAGCCCAACGTATTCAAGCAAGACCGGAAGCCCATGTTCGGCAATGGACTCGTCATGGTTGACGGCGATGACTGGACTCGCCACCGGCATATCATCTCACCGGCCTTCTCCGCCACCAATCTCAAT AGAATGGTAAGCGTGATGGAAGAGACGACTGAGAAGCTGCTGAGGGAGTGGAGCGCAAGGGTGAGGATGGGGCGGCAGGAGATGGACATCGCGAAGGACATCACGGAGAACGCGGCGGAGATTATAGCGAAGGCGAGCTTCGGGATGAGCGACGAGAAGGGGAAGGAGGTGTTCGAGAAGTTGCGGCGGATGCAGGCGATGCTGTTCCAGACGAACCGCCTCGTCGGCGTGCCCTTCGGGAACCTGCTGATCGCGGCGAAGTCGTACGAGGCGTGGCGGCTGGGGAAGGAGATCGACCGTCTGATCTACGCCTTAATCGAAGCGAGGAAGAAAGAGAAGTCCCAAAATAATGATCAGAAGAAGGATCTCCTCGGGCTGCTTCTGGAGCAGGAACGCGAGCTGACGACTCGCGAGCTCGTGGACGAGTGCAAGACGTTCTTCTTCGGCGGCCACGAGACGACGGCGCTGGCGCTGGAGTGGAGTATGCTCTTGCTGGCGCTGCATCCGAAGTGGCAGGCGGCGCTGAGGGAGGAGGTCATGGAGGTCGTCGGAGAAACAGGTGCAGCGGCGCTCGACTCCGCCGTGCTCTCCAAACTCACCAAG ATGGGGTGGGTGTGGAACGAGGTTCTCCGGCTGTACTCGCCGTCGCCGAACGCGCAGCGGCAGGCGCGGGCGGAGGTGCGGGTGGGGGAGGTGGTGATCCCGGAGGGAACCAACATGTGGGTGGACGTGGTGGGCATGCACCACGACACAGCTCTATGGGGGGAGGACGCGAACGAGTTCCGGCCGGAGAGGTGGTCCGGGGAGGCGGCGGAGCGCGGCGGGTGCCAACACAGGATGGGGTTCCTGCCGTTCGGGTTCGGGGGGAGGATCTGCGTGGGGAGGAATCTGACGGCGATGGAGTTCAAGATCGTGCTCTGCCTCGTGCTCCGCAGGTTCTCGTGGTCGGTGTCGCCGGCTTACTCGCACTCGCCGTGGGTCATGCTGTCGCTGCGCCCGTCCAACGGCGTTCGTCTCATCCTTCGCAGCTTGAGCGAAGAGGAAAGAGACAATAAATGa